Proteins encoded in a region of the Zea mays cultivar B73 chromosome 4, Zm-B73-REFERENCE-NAM-5.0, whole genome shotgun sequence genome:
- the LOC103654658 gene encoding cation/H(+) antiporter 15, with the protein MARSFNICPQIDPLVVTRVPGVALDMLFLVIIQALAVILLAKFIHLFLQRYNQPSAVSQILAGVAVGGMGLRNAILHVDVDDVEDMYGGYITLARVVYMFLVGLDLDLAALRNSTRRCVALAYATVAASLLVAAIVSSGMYGSMMHSPVKTPELLAATLMLALTNTSSITISRIAGELNLTVTENGRLLVAAAIITNLICVVGDSVLSSTALAKEKSQDLYHTSPQIKKGFLALAVAGVAVWQVRPVVTRINQRNVGQHHVRSRDLVIILLGIWFISNIQQLLGFDGMPTSLALGMAFPREGPAARSVADALMPPVNGLVLPFYFATIGMRLDYNSMSGAIIVPGLLLTLLGLVAKAIGATAASTYLNIPISDALRYSVLLNVKGHVDTMNMKFAKSEGVWAEQALYAMIIGNLISTIIAGPAAAAVLSREKEEYKTRHQAMESLSAEKELRMLVCAHSAHAAPGVLSLVELLVITPHEQPAVPVLHFFEAPRDRSARTPYHQRTRGDEGAEDKGGPDPVTQMNMVVDVFSKTTGISFRQIDVVSLGASRDAAVACRGAEEAHASLLLLPCYKEQRFDGKMACRLEERWKLNHDVLERAPCTVGLLVDRPYRGGGTSFQTPIDIAPETGRTLVHPCSDRTVTHVIAAVFLGGPDDREAVSFACRLAEHPAIGLTVFRFVKRSTYDTVTSSTSRAAAAVAAGGDELDVPFKEGHVDERFLWRFYENYASRELAMYVEKVVESPADVVETLEGMSGMFSLVVLGRGGRQPVELMAGLERWSEAGSEIGPVGEILASHESLEMGSVLVMQQHTVALSPPCQ; encoded by the exons ATGGCTAGATCGTTCAACATTTGTCCGCAGATCGACCCCTTGGTGGTCACGCGCGTCCCCGGCGTGGCCCTCGACATGCTGTTCCTCGTAATCATCCAAGCGCTTGCCGTCATCCTCCTCGCCAAGTTCATCCACCTCTTCCTCCAACGCTACAACCAGCCGAGCGCAGTCTCTCAGATCCTC GCCGGAGTTGCGGTGGGCGGCATGGGCCTGCGCAACGCCATCCTGCACGTGGACGTGGACGACGTCGAGGACATGTACGGCGGCTACATCACCTTGGCGCGCGTCGTGTACATGTTCCTCGTCGGCCTCGACCTGGACCTCGCCGCGCTGCGGAACTCCACGCGCCGGTGCGTCGCCCTGGCCTACGCGACCGTGGCCGCCAGCCTGCTCGTGGCCGCCATCGTGTCCAGCGGGATGTACGGCAGCATGATGCACTCCCCGGTGAAGACGCCCGAGCTGCTCGCCGCCACTCTCATGCTGGCGCTCACCAACACCTCATCCATCACCATCTCGCGGATCGCCGGCGAGCTCAACCTCACAGTGACGGAGAATGGCCGGCTCCTCGTTGCCGCGGCCATCATCACGAACCTCATCTGCGTCGTCGGCGACAGCGTCCTGTCGTCCACGGCACTGGCCAAGGAGAAGAGCCAGGACCTGTACCACACCTCGCCCCAGATCAAGAAGGGCTTCCTGGCGCTCGCCGTGGCAGGCGTCGCTGTGTGGCAGGTGCGCCCCGTTGTGACGCGCATCAACCAGCGCAACGTTGGGCAGCACCACGTCAGGAGCCGCGACCTGGTGATCATACTCCTGGGCATCTGGTTCATCAGCAACATACAGCAGCTGCTGGGTTTCGACGGGATGCCGACGAGCCTCGCGCTGGGGATGGCGTTCCCGAGGGAAGGCCCCGCCGCGCGTTCCGTCGCCGACGCGCTTATGCCCCCCGTCAACGGCTTGGTCCTGCCCTTCTACTTCGCTACCATCGGGATGAGGCTCGACTACAACTCCATGTCCGGCGCCATCATCGTGCCCGGCCTGCTACTGACGCTGCTCGGCCTGGTGGCGAAGGCCATCGGCGCCACGGCCGCCTCCACGTACCTCAACATCCCAATCTCCGACGCGCTCCGCTACAGCGTACTGCTCAACGTCAAGGGCCACGTCGACACCATGAACATGAAGTTCGCCAAATCGGAAGGG GTGTGGGCGGAGCAGGCGCTGTACGCGATGATCATCGGCAACCTTATCAGCACCATCATCGCCGGGCCGGCCGCCGCCGCGGTTCTGAGCAGGGAAAAGGAAGAGTACAAGACAAGGCACCAAGCCATGGAATCGTTGAGCGCAGAGAAAGAGCTGCGCATGCTCGTCTGCGCCCACAGCGCGCACGCCGCGCCCGGCGTCCTCAGCCTAGTCGAGCTCCTGGTGATCACGCCCCACGAGCAGCCGGCCGTGCCAGTCCTCCATTTCTTCGAGGCCCCCCGAGACCGATCCGCCCGGACGCCGTACCACCAGCGGACGCGGGGTGACGAAGGCGCCGAGGACAAAGGCGGCCCCGATCCCGTTACGCAGATGAACATGGTGGTCGACGTGTTCTCCAAGACGACGGGCATCTCCTTCCGCCAGATCGACGTGGTGAGCCTCGGCGCGTCTCGGGACGCGGCCGTCGCCTGCCGTGGCGCGGAGGAAGCGCACGCCAGCCTGCTACTCCTCCCCTGCTACAAGGAGCAGCGGTTCGACGGCAAGATGGCGTGCCGCCTCGAGGAGCGGTGGAAGCTGAACCACGACGTGCTGGAGCGGGCGCCCTGCACCGTGGGGCTCCTCGTGGACCGCCCGTACCGTGGCGGCGGCACTAGCTTCCAAACGCCCATCGACATCGCCCCGGAGACCGGGAGGACGCTGGTGCATCCGTGCAGCGACCGTACGGTGACCCACGTGATAGCGGCCGTGTTCCTGGGCGGGCCCGACGACCGCGAGGCGGTGTCCTTCGCGTGCCGGCTTGCGGAGCACCCGGCCATCGGGCTGACGGTGTTCCGTTTCGTGAAGCGCAGCACGTACGACACCGTGACGTCCTCCACCTCACGCGccgccgcggcggtggcggccggCGGCGACGAGCTTGACGTGCCGTTCAAGGAAGGCCACGTGGACGAGCGGTTCCTGTGGCGGTTCTACGAGAACTACGCGTCACGAGAGCTGGCCATGTACGTGGAGAAGGTGGTGGAGAGCCCCGCGGACGTGGTAGAGACGCTAGAAGGGATGTCCGGAATGTTCTCGCTGGTGGTGCTGGGGCGGGGCGGTCGGCAGCCGGTGGAGCTGATGGCCGGGCTGGAGCGGTGGTCGGAGGCCGGCAGCGAAATAGGGCCTGTGGGAGAGATCCTGGCGTCCCACGAGTCGCTAGAGATGGGCTCCGTGCTCGTCATGCAGCAGCACACGGTGGCGCTCTCGCCGCCATGCCAATGA